In Parageobacillus sp. KH3-4, the genomic window TCGTTCTTTCAATAGCTGTTGCTCGTCGCTTGGAAAATCGCTGGCAAGGACAATTTCTTTTGTCCCAATCGCATACAGTTCGTTCATCACGTCTTCAAAGGAGGCAAGAATCGTGATGCGATTTTCCCCCGTTGATAAATCCGTATATGCAAAACCGTACGTGCCGTCAGCAAACATGGTCACCGTCGCCAAATAGTTGTTTTCCTTTTCAAGAAGCCCTTTTCCCTCCATCACCGTACCAGGAGTAATGAGCTGGACGACTTCGCGGCGGACAACGCCTTTTGCTGTCTTCGGATCTTCGACTTGCTCGCAAATCGCCACTTTATATCCTTTTGAAATCAACTGTTCAATATACCCTTGCGCTGAATGATATGGAACACCGCACATCGGCACCCGCTCTTCGCCGCCGCCATCGCGGCTTGTCAACGTAATTTCCAGTTCCTGCGCCGCTTTGATGGCGTCATCAAAAAACATTTCATAAAAATCACCAAGACGAAAAAATAAAAAGGCATCTGGATATTGTGCCTTAATGTCCAAATATTGCTGAATCATTGGCGTATATTTTGCCATCGTTCTCCTCCAACCTTTACAAATCTACGTTTCTTTTTCTCCATGCAAAAAAGGAACGAACCGTTCTTTCTCAACGAAATAATCATCGGCGTTTCCATCCGTGCATCGCCTTCGAAACAAAACAGCCAAAAAAATCTTCGCGATCTCCTCATCGACATTATGTATCTAGTTCCGAACCACTTATAAATTTAATGAATCGATAATCGTTCCAACATGTTTCATTATAACATATTAAAAAAGAAAAAGAGAAAGTTCAATGATAACATCGCTAAAGCATGAGAAGCAGTCTGGATTCATATTTTCCCCTATTTAATCCGGCGAGCATAAAAACAAAAACAGACGGCGGTTAACAGCCGCCGTCTGTTTTTTCATTTCGCCTGCGGAAGCGGGCGCTTTAGCCATTCTTTATAAAACGTATCGATATCAGGTTCGAAATCTTTGATGACCGGATACCAAGGCGTCACTGCTTCCACCTCAAGCTGGGTTGCACAACCAGGGCAATAATACTCACGGAACACCTGCCATTCCGGATCTGGCGCCATCAATTTTGGATACAGTTCCGCCAATTTTTCCTCCGTATCGCGAACATAGATGAGCGCATGAAGCTTCCAGTTGTCGCTTGCCTCGCAAAATTCATGCCCGCAATCGCATTTTACGATGCGCCGGCCATCCGGCTTTTGAACAATGTAGAGATGAAGCCCGGCCGGAAGCAAAATCGGATCATCCCACGGCACTCTTTCTTGCAGGATGCTGATATATTTGTCAAACCGGTCAACGTCTTTAAAATTGGAGAGCATTTCTTTTAATTTGAAAAAATCTATCGTGCCGTCAATTAATTCCTCTATCGTCTTGCGATCGTATTTATCATACTTTTCCATGTTTTCACCACCTCATCTCATTTTATTAATTTTTGCGCCAAAGACTGGGATGCCTAGTTCATCTTCCGTCAATTTCCAATCCTCCGGCAAGTTCCAGAACAGCTTAAACTCATTGTAAAACTTTTCACTTAACGCGAAAGTGCTCGCATACATGTGACGCACTTGTATCGCTGCTTCTTTATTGATAATTTTCTTTCTTTCCTCGTCCATCCATTGTTTTGTCGGCACCCCCCGCTTCAGCCGCTCTTTTCTTATTTCCTCCCGGCGTTTCATCGTTGCTTCTTCATCAACGATATATCTCCCTTTTTCATCTTGGGTGAAAACTGCTCCATAAACACTTTCGGCAAAACGCGGGAGGATATGGCCTTCGTTTAAATCATCTTCAATCATTTTCGGTTTCCGCTCTAGCGGATCGCCGAACCCTGGGCCCCCGCGCAAATAGTTCAAATATAAATCATAGTTTTCAAAAATCGTTTCCGTCGTAATCGCCTGCTTATCACGGATAATTTCTTTTGCTTCCATCAGTTTTTCATATTGCGGATCATCCGGGTCAGGATCACCGCCAGTTGGAATCGGCAGTTTCTTTTCGATCCGTTCTTTTAAGTTCGTGCCATGGGCCTCAAAACGGTATCCCGATGCAGCCGGATAACCGCCCATCAATCCGCAGTCACTCGACACGTAACCGTTCCCCATGAAAAACATCGTCCAGTCTTTTGCCCCATACACCATTCTCAACGTTTCATAGCCGTTTCCGCCACGGTATTTCCCATGGCCGCCTGTATTTGGTTTAATGCTTCTTCCGAGATAAATGAGCGGTTCTGCCAGCTCCCAGATTTCCATGTCGCCCATATCGCCTTCCGGATTCCAAATCGCCGCGGCGTGGCTGATCCCGTCTCTTACCGCGCTTGCTCCAACACCTTCAGCGGCTGACTCGAAGCTGTTGACGGCATGGTTTTCATTGAACTGGTTGTAGCCGCCGCCCTGCAGCCAGTTGGATGTATTAGCGTTTCCAGCGTTGACTTCTTCGAGATAGCCGCGGGCGAAATAATTGCGGCTGAGCCCACGCCATAACGGGCTCCACGCAGATACAAGGAAATGCCATGCATAGCTGTGCGCGGTGCGAATATCGTCTGGGTTTAGCCATGAACCGTATGGCAAGTCAAACTTGCTCGCATAATATGCACCGTCATTGACCCGGTCGTTTGGGATAAGCGTTTGCGACATCATAACCCAGATTCCACTCGTAATCGAAACCGGCGTTGCGTTATAACTATGCCAACCCCATCGATTAACCCCTTCAAAGTCGATTTCAAACTTGCCGTCCTTGTGAACGATTATCTCCGTCGGTGCGTGCATGATCGTGTTGACACGAGCATAAGGAGGGACATCCAGATTTTTGTACGGTACGTCAACAAAGGAAACTTGACGGTATCTGCCTGGAATAAGCAGCGTTTTTACTTGGTTGATAAAGCCGCGGCGCCCTTCTTCGATCACTTCGCGGATAAATTGTTTATACGTATCGACTCCTTCTTCTTTTACAATATCAAGAACAAGATCGCGGATCATATGACATCCGGCTATGCGAGTCCGTTCATCAAGCAGCCAGTACTTGGTAGTACGGACCGAGCGCTGGCTTTCAATTAACCAGTCTTTTAGCAGTGTATCATTTTTCCCAATTTTGCGGCAGGCTACCTGATAACCGTCATCGTAACGGGTGACCGGACCGACCGTCATGCTTCCAGGCGCTGTTGCGCCAACATCGATAACGTGAGTAACGCCGCCGACCCAGCCGATCAGTTCTCCTTCGTAGAAAATCGGCACGATTGTATGAACGTCACACGGATGGACGTTTCCGATCTGGCAGTCGTTGTTGCAGAAAATATCGCCATCTTCAATGCCAGGGTTTTCTTCATAATCATTTTTAATCATAAATTTGATGGCGGCACCCATCGTGCCAACGTGAATGATGATGCCGGTGGAAGTAACGATAGAATCGCCTTCAGGAGTGTAAAGCGTAAAACATAATTCACCTTCTTGCTCGACAATCGGCGATGCGGCAACTCTTTTCGCCGTTTCCCGCGCGTGTACCACACCGCCGCGCAGTTTGGAAAAGATTTTTTCATAACGGATCGGATCGCTTTCTTTCAGCGGAAGTTCTTTCAATCCCGCGTAATGTCCAGTCAGCTGGCTAAGCCGGTCGATTTCCTCCCGCATTTCTTTGAGTGTTTTTCCATTCCACCCGATCGTTTTGCGTTTTTTCACCTCTTTTATGTTCATCGCCATCTTCAACTCAACCTCCTTTTAAATTTCTCGCAAATGGAAAATGCGATGCTGGTCAAGATATGTTTCAAATCCTGGCGGAATGACAAATGTCGTAGCCGGAGACTCAATGATGGAAAACGCTTTAATTTTGTTGCCCGGCTTCAGTTTTTCCATTTCCCAAATATCCGCTTCGATCCATTTGCCTTTCCAATACACTCTGCGCTTGCCAAGGAACGCTTCTTTCGCTGGTGTTTCACCCGCAAACGGCTCTACTGGGATTTTCGGTTTCGGCACTTCAACGATTCCCCGAACGATCGCGCCTGTGATGCTGTAACCGAGCTCTGGCGATTTCGCTGCTTTGGCGTAAACTCTTGTATATGTGTCTTCGAACGCATTTACAAGTTCATTCCAGTGACCTACATTTTTGAATTCTTTGATCGGTGCTTCAATTTCCAAGTCGTTTAATTGCCCTTGGTACTGCATGCGGAAATAAAGACGGAAATCAACGTCTTCTCTGCTGAATTGGCTTTTTTCGAATTCAGCTGCGACTTTTTCCTTTAGCTCATCCCATGCGGCCTGCAGTTCTTTTCCCGCTTTTAATTTGTCATCTTCGCTGGCACCGTTATTAACGTTAATATCGAGCGTTTTATCATAACGGTATTCGAAATCCGCCGCACCACAGCCGAACGCAGAAAATCCTGCTGCCCACGCCGGCACAAGCACATCTTCAAAACCAAGGCCTTTCGTATAACCGGCGGTATGTAATGGTCCGCCGCCTCCATATGAGAAACATACATACTGGGACGGTGAATACCCTTTTCCTAAAATCATCGATTCAAGATAGTTGCGAAGCTGCGATTCAAGCAAGTCGATGACACCGTATGCCGCATCTTCGACAGATAATCCGAGCGGATCGGCGATCTGTTTTTTAATCGCTTCGTATGCACGCTCTGGATAGAGCTTGACTTCCCCGCCCAGAAAATTATCCGGATTGATCAATCCAAGAACAACATGGCAATCTGTGACCGTTACCGTGTCTACGCCGCCTTCTGGATAACAGACACCGACTTTCGATCCAGCACTGTCCGGACCAAGTGTTAACGATTTAAAGTTTGGATCGATCCGCACATAGCTTCCAGCTCCTGCACCGACGGTATCCATGGCGACAAGCGGAAGTGAAAGCACAAGACGGGCCATATCTGGACTTGTGTTGATGCTTAAGTCCCCCTGGGTAATGAGCGCCATATCAAAGCTTGTTCCTCCAATATCCGAACAAGCGATGTTGCGGATGCCAAGCTGTTCCCCAAGGTATTTCGCGCCGATGACGCCGCCGATCGGACCAGAAACAAGCGTTCTTGCCAATTCGTTCGCCCGCGTGCTAATCGTTCCGCCATGGCTTGCCATCACACGCAAATCAAAATTGGCGCCATGCGCTTTTAACATGTTGTTGATTTTGATAAGCGTTTCGCGCGAAGGATCGGCCGCATACGCCTCAATGATCGTCGTATTCGTCCGGTGCGACTCTTTTCTGACTGGATAATAATCAACCGACGCAAACACAGGAACTTCTTTTCCAACTTTCTTCATGACTTCTTTCGCTATATCTCTCACTCTCCGCTCATGATTAGGATATTTGTAAGAGTGGAGCAAACTAATGACAATAGCTTCCACATCTAGTTCGAGAAGTTCCCTTACAGCTGGTTCTACTTCATGTTCATAAAGCGGAATGACAACGTTGCCAAATAAATCGACTCTTTCCGTTACACCTCTTGTCAACTCCCTCGGTACAAGAGGAGGATCATAACGGTGAGTGTTTAAATGCAAGCGATCTGAATAAGAATAACCGAGGTATGCTTGGATCGCCCGACCCATCCGGTGAAAATCTTCCATGCCCTTGTTAACGATCAGGCCGACCCGGCGCCCCTTTCTTGAAACGAGCCGGTTCAGCATCGCGGTTCCCGAATAGACTCCGGCAAGCAGTTGCGGAAATTGCTCTTCAACCGTTGTGTCCCAGTAAGCAAACGCATCCTTTGCGGAGTTTAAGAGGCCTATCGATTCGTCTTCCGGTGTGGATTGCGCCTTCCCGACGACAAACTCTCCGTTTTCATCGATGATGAATGTGTCTGTCATCGTCCCTCCGGCATCAATTGCAAGAATTTGCGCCTTTCTTTTTACCGCTGTTTTCATTTTTTCATCCCCTTCCTACATGTTATCGTGATATTTTATAAGAAAATGGCTATAAACGATAGATCCGGAAAGCAGGCTAGAAGCTTAATGCCAAACTGGATCATAAGATGGAATTTTGGACATATATGACCTTTTCATGCCACCACTACTCTTCGGTCGTCACAAAGCAATCTGTACAAAAAATTTGTGTTCGATCTTACCCTAAGCTAAACATCATCACCTCCTTTAATGGATGGATATTGACAAAAGAGATGATCATAGAAGTGGCAATTTTATTATTCTTACAAAAAAGAAATAGTAATTTCCAAATGCAGAAAGCAATGATTTATAAAACATCAACAAGTAAAATATATAATTTTTGGAATAAATAAACATTTAAAAGCCAACGAATAGCCAAAATCATTGTGGATGCATTGGAACATCAAAAAGTTCAGCAAGCGGAAACGTTGCTTTGTTCAGTGGAACAGCAGAAGGATAATATGTCTGACGTTAAATCAGAAGAACGCTGAGGCAATTCAATGAGTGTGGAAGCGTTGCTTCAATGACTAAAACAACTAGAGAACACCAAAACATGTTCCATCAAAAGCGCCTTTTGTCTCTTCAATCTCTAGCTTTTTCTGGAAAACAAGAGATAAATTAATTTGTATGACCTTTTATTCTATCGATCCACAATTAATACATCTTATTTGTTAAATAGAATAACACATATAAATATACATGTCTACAGAAAATTTAATATTTTTATTATTTTTTTAATTTTATTAATATTAAAAAATAACAAGCATGATTAAGTCCAGGATTTTGTTTTTCCCAAATCCTAAATTCGCTGAACCGAGAAAGAAATTTTACAAAATAAATCAGGACCTGGATCATAAATATGATGTAAACTTTGATATAATATTCAAGATGTGCTAGATGGTAGCAAATTAAACCTCATATATTTCCAACATAAAAACTAGGAAGGTCTTCCTTCCTAGTTTTTACTCTTCATCATCAAGAAGCAAATCTGGGCTTAAATCTTCCAATTCTTCATCAAGTTCATCGTATTCGAAATCATCGTCGCTGCTGCGGCCTTCCGGGTTGATCGCCACGTATAATTTCGTTTCTCCGATAACTTCGGCAACAAATTCCCGTTCTACATCAACAACGATTTTATTTCCGTTTGGCGAAATGGTGCATTCCAAGCAGTTCGGCTGCTGGATGACGCGGACGATAATATCTGTATCATCGTTAATAATGTCGTCATTGTCGCGATATTTTAATTTCACGGCATCCGTGTAAGAGACGGTTTCCGTAACAACTTCTGTTTTTGTGTTGTTGTTGTACGAATACCAAACGTTAATGTCATAGTTTCCATGGATTTCGACCGTTTTATCGCTTTTTTTCGCGTCATAGCGATGGTTAATAATCCAGCACCCTAAAATGCTTGATGGCCGATTTGGGGGCGTAACTGTATGCGTCGATTGCGTAAATTTACGGCCTTTCCCGACAACCGCTTTTGTAATAATTTCTCTGTATTCAGACATACGAAAAACCCTCCTCAAATGAATCTTCTTCATTTCATCCTATGCATGACTTCGCCTAATGTGCACATAAGTTGATGAATCATTCCCTTATAGTTCATTGTATGCGTGGGGTTCGTATGATGTGCCTACTTTTTCGACCATAAAAAAAGACGCCCTTCCCTCAACAAAGGACGTCTCCTTTTCTTTCCTTTTCTTCTCTCTTTTTATTAATGGCAGCCGCCGTTTCTGCTATAGCGTATTTGCGCGCCCGTCTCGCCGCGCAATACGTCGCCGCCTGTAGATGCGATAATCTCATCGGTCACTGTATTGGAAATGGTAGAAGCAACAAGTTGGAGAAGATCGTTCACTTCCATTTGCGACTGCTGGAATTCGTTTACAATCGGAATTTGCGAAAGTTCTTCATAGATGTCGTCAATTTGTTCTTCTACTTTTTTCAGCGCTTCGTATTTCCCGTAATGTTTTAAATTTACCGCCTGTTTTTGCAGCGATTTAATTTGCGCGATCATCGCGCGCACTTTTTCATTTTGGTGTATTTTTTCTTCCGCGCGTTTAAAAAAATCAACTTCTTCCGTCTCGGCAATCATTTTTGCCAGTTCTTTCGCCTGTGCTAAAACTTCATCACGCGTATATTTGGCCATCTTATTTCACCTCGATCGCTTCTTCTACCATTTCCCCGTTTAATGTCCACGTTTTCGCCTCGGTAATCCGTACTTTCACTAGTTTGCCAATCGCCGACTTTGGACCGGTGAAATTGACTAGTTTGTTTTTTCGCGTATATCCGGCAAGGACATCAGGGTTGTTTTTGCTTTCTCCTTCCACTAATACTTCGACAACTTTCCCTTCATATTCCTTCATTTTTCTTGCCGAAATTTCATTGACAAGCGCATTCAACCGGTGCAAGCGTTCTTTTTTCACTTCCATCGGCACATTGTCAACCATTTTCGCTGCCGGTGTGCCTTCACGCGGCGAATAAATAAACGTATAAGCAGAATCAAATTCGACCTCGCGGTATAACGACAACGTCTCTTCAAATTGTTCTTCCGTTTCGTTCGGGAATCCGACAATAATGTCCGTCGTTAATGCAACGTCTGGAATCGCCGCTTTAATTTTGCGAACAAGCTCTAAATATTCCTCGCGCGTATATTTCCGGCCCATTAACTTCAATATTTCCGTGCTGCCTGATTGCACCGGCAAATGAATATGTTCGACTAAATTGCCGCGTTTGGCGAGCACTTCGATTAAACGATCGTCAAAATCGCGCGGATGGCTAGTCGTAAAACGGATACGTGCAATATCAATTTTTCGGAGTTCGTCCATTAAATCGCCAAGGCCGTATTTTATATCCGTGAAATCTTTTCCGTAGGCGTTGACGTTTTGGCCGAGAAGCGTAACTTCTTTATATCCTTGGGCGGCGAGATGGCGCACTTCTTGGATAATGTCTTCCGGACGGCGGCTTCGTTCTTTTCCGCGCGTATACGGAACGATACAGTACGTACAGAACTTATCGCAGCCGTACATAATGTTTACCCATGCTTTAATGTTGCCTTTGCGCGCTTTCGGAAGATTTTCGATGACATCGCCTTCTTTTGACCATACTTCGACAACCATTTCTTTTGACATATATGCTTCATGCAAAATGTATGGCAGGCGATGGATGTTATGCGTGCCGAAAATCATATCAACATATTGATATTGTTTCAAAATTTTATTGACGACCGATTCTTCTTGCGACATACAGCCGCATACGCCAAGGAGCAAATCTGGATTGTCTTGCTTAAGCTGCTTTAAGTGACCGATCTCGCCAAATACTTTGTTTTCCGCATTTTCGCGAATCGCGCACGTATTTAATAAAATGACATTCGCATCTTCCGGGCGGTCAGTTGGCTCATATCCAAGCTCCATAAAAATTCCTGCCATGACTTCCGTGTCATGTTCGTTCATTTGGCAGCCGTATGTGCGAATGTAAAACTTGCGGCCGTTGCCCATGCCGCGGAATTGTTCTGGGATTGTGAAATCTTTATAATATTTCACTTCTTCTTTTCCGCGCTTTTTCGCTTCTTTTAGATTTGGCGGAATAAATACGCTCGTAAAATACTTTTCATAATCTTTGCTCGTTTTTTTCTTTAGCGCATCCAAAGCGGATTTTTTGTCCGTTGGATGATCCATTGTTTGAATTTGCCCTGTTTGTTCTAAACGTTGTTTTTCGTTCATAACAATCTCCTTTCTATTAAGAACTGCAAGAAAAAATGTTTTTCTCACAACATACACATTACCATAGTATATAATTCAGAACAAATTTAAACAATACTTTTCTTGTTCCGTTTTATACGGAACATGTTATCATAACAAAATCACTCCCAACTAGGCAATACCTAATTGGGAGTGAATCATTTCCAAATTACATAAATTCAGAAACTAATTCTTCGAATTTCTCTTTGCTTAAGCGAAGGTCTGCTTCCGTAAGCGGTGTTTCACTGTAGCCGTGAAGCAATTCTTGATACGATTTTTGTTCTTTGTTTTGGTAAATAAGCCCCGTTACTAGTCCTTTATATTTCATCACTGTTTGCATCGCCATGGCGCGGTCAGACGGATCATATCCTTCGATGTCGTTGACTTTCACCAAATTTTCTTTAAACCAGTCGTATGTGTTTACCTTATTATACGTTACACATGGACTGAATACGTTAATAAGCGAGAATCCTTTATGTTTGATTCCTTCTTCAATTAAGCTTGTCAATTCTTTTAAGTCGCTGGAAAAACTTTGCGCGACAAACGTTGCGCCGGCGCTTAGGGCGATTTCCATAATCGAAAGGGCCGGTTCGACAGATCCTTGCGGGGTGCTTTTCGTTTTAAAACCGACATCACTTCGCGGCGATGTTTGCCCCTTTGTCAAACCGTAAATTTGGTTGTCCATCACAATGTACGTAATATCGATGTTGCGGCGAATCGCATGAATCGTATGCCCCATGCCGATCGCAAAGCCGTCGCCGTCGCCGCCGGCGGCAATGACCGTTAAATCGCGGTTCGCCATTTTCACGCCTTGAGCAAGCGGTAGCGCGCGGCCGTGAGTGCCGTGAAATCCGTACGAATGAATGTATCCGGAAATACGGCCCGAACAGCCGATACCAGAAATAACTGCTAATTGGTGCGGTTCAAGCCCGATGTTTGCTGCAGCGCGTTGGATCGCAGCCTGAACGGAAAAATCGCCGCAACCCGGGCACCAGTTTGGTTTTACATCATTGCGAAAGTCTTTAAACGTCGCCATGCTTATAACAACTCCTTGCATTTTGTATAAACTTCGTTCGGCAAAAATGGGTTGCCGTCATATTTCAAGACATTAGCAATTTTTTCAGCATGTCCAACATTCATTTTAAGAATGTTTGCAAGTTGCCCTGTTGCATTTTGCTCAACGACGACGACTTTTTTCGCCGCTGCAACAAGCGGCAGCACTTCTTCCGTCGGGAACGGATGAAGAAGGCGGATATGCGCATGATTGACTTTTACGCCGTCCTGTTCGAGCCGCTCGATCGCTTCTTCGATCGCGCCGCGCGTAGAAATAAAACCGACAATCAACAAGTCCGCTTCATCGTGTTTCACATTTTTATGAACTGGCGTGTTGAATTTAATATGTTTTAATTTGCGCAGCCGTTTATCCATCTGCGCTTTTCGGTTTGCCGCGGCTTCAGACGGAGTTCCTGTCTCCGCGTGCTCCACTCCCGTCACATGATGAATGCCGTTTGGCGTTCCCGGAAGCACGCGTGGAGAAATGCCATCTTCAGTGACTTCGTAACGTTTAAAATTACCTTTTTTCTCTAGTGGAGGAAGTTCTTCTGTTACTAGTTTGCCGCGGCGGATTTCGATTTTATCGTACTCTAACGGTTCGACCGTCTGCTTGCCAAGGGAAAGCTGCAAATCAGACAGCACGATGACCGGGCATTGATATTCTTCCGCAAGGTTGAACGCTTCTGCCATATCGTAAAACGCTTCTTGCACCGTGCTTGGCGCCATCACGATTTTTGGAATCTCGCCATGCGTGCCATAAATCATCGCCATTAAGTCCGATTGCTCTTGTTTTGTCGGCAAACCTGTACTTGGACCGCCGCGCTGTGTATCCACGATGACAAGCGGTGTTTCTGTCATTCCGGCAAGCCCGATCGATTCCACCATAAGGGAAAGACCTGGACCCGCAGATGCCGTGAACGCCCGCACTCCAGCGTAGTTAGCGCCAATCGCCATCGTGCATGCGGCTATTTCGTCTTCTGTTTGAATGACGGCACCTCCTAGTTCCGGAAGTTTTTTAATTAAATATTCCATGATTTCCGAAGCTGGAGTAATTGGATATGCCGCCATAAAACGCGCTCCTCCGGCTATCGCCCCTAAGGCAATCGCGTCGTTGCCGATCATAAACATCCGCTTTTTGCCATCCGCTTTTGCTAACTTCATCGTTTGCATGCGATCGCCAAGCTGTTCTTTCATATATTGCGCTCCAGCGCGAAGTGCTTCCATATTTTTTTCCACTACTTGCTGGCCTTTTCTTCCAAAAATTTCTTGCACTACTTCTTGATATGCGCTAATATCAATGTCAAGGACTGCGCTTGAGGCACCGACAGCGACCATGTTTTTCATGAGCGATGTGCCTAAATTTGTCGCGATATCCGTAAATGGAACGGCATACAACGTTACATTTCGGTCTTCCGGAATCGTTGGATTAAATTTCGCGTCAGCGATCACGATCCCGCCATCGCGAAGTTCATGAAAATTAAAATCAATCGATTCTTGGTCAAACGCTACTAATATATCAAGATCATCGGCAATCGAACGAACTGGTGTCGTGCTTACGCGAATTTTGTTGTTCGTATGCCCACCTTTGATCCGCGAAGAAAAATGGCGGTACCCATATAAATAATAACCTAGACGGTTTAGTGCAATGGAGAAGATTTCACCGGTACTTTCGATTCCTTCTCCCTGCTGCCCTCCAACTTTCCATGAAAGCTGATGAATCATTGCTTACACCCCTTTAAGTTCGGTCAAAAATTACAATTATAAGTGTAGCATTTTTCCGATAAAATCACTAGACTTTAAGACAATGATTTTTGCAAAAATTTTAGCATATGAAAATATTGTATCCAGCCATTTCGTTCTAGATAAAAAAGCAGCTGCGCTTATCGCAGCCGTCACGAATACATTATTTTTTTACATTACTGCGGCAAATGATCGTAAAAATTGCGGAATAAAAACCATTCCACTTCTTCTTCCGAATAATGTTTTTGCAGCTCGTTCACCAAATTTGCGTAACATCTCGCATTTTCCAGACCTTTTACCGTTTCTTCCGTCCCATCAAAATCGGAGCCAAACCCAACGTGTCTCGCTCCCCCGAGCGAACAAACGTGCTCTAAATGGCGGAGAACGTCAGAAATCACCGCTTTTTCGCTCTCTTTCGTCAAAAAATATGGAACGAACGTAATTCCGATCATCCCGTTTTTCTCTATCAATGCGCGAATTTGTTCGTCGCGCAAATTGCGGGGATGCGGGCAGAAACGATATGTATTAGAGTGGGAAGCAATCGGAAATTGCGCGATTTCTAATACGTCCCAAAACGCTTTTTCCGATAAATGGGAAACATCGACCCAACGTTTCGCTTCGTTAAGATACCGTACGACTTGTTTCCCAAATTCTGTCAATCCAGCCCCGCGCTGTTCCCATGACCCATCCGCTACGGCGTTTGCCCAATTCCACGTAAGCCCGACAGACGAGACGCCAAGGCGAAGCAGCGTTTTTAACTTCACAATGCTTGTCCCGATCGCATCGCACCCTTCGAGCGTCAGCATCGCACCAATTTCATTTTCTTCCAATGCGTCAATATCCCGTTTGGAACGGATGAATTTCATCGACGGAAACCGGCCAATGATTCGCTCAAAAAAGATATCGATCATTTCTAGCGCAACCGTAAAGCGTGCTTCTTCCGGAACGTTTTCCGGAATGTAAATGGCGAAACATTGGACTTTCACTTTCGCCTCTACCAGCGCTGGAAACGTGACATGAAGATGTTGGCCGTTTTGAAACGATAAAGATCGATCCATCCATAATTTCATTAAAGCATCACAATGTGCATCGAAAATCATAAAACTCCCTCCGCGC contains:
- the miaB gene encoding tRNA (N6-isopentenyl adenosine(37)-C2)-methylthiotransferase MiaB is translated as MNEKQRLEQTGQIQTMDHPTDKKSALDALKKKTSKDYEKYFTSVFIPPNLKEAKKRGKEEVKYYKDFTIPEQFRGMGNGRKFYIRTYGCQMNEHDTEVMAGIFMELGYEPTDRPEDANVILLNTCAIRENAENKVFGEIGHLKQLKQDNPDLLLGVCGCMSQEESVVNKILKQYQYVDMIFGTHNIHRLPYILHEAYMSKEMVVEVWSKEGDVIENLPKARKGNIKAWVNIMYGCDKFCTYCIVPYTRGKERSRRPEDIIQEVRHLAAQGYKEVTLLGQNVNAYGKDFTDIKYGLGDLMDELRKIDIARIRFTTSHPRDFDDRLIEVLAKRGNLVEHIHLPVQSGSTEILKLMGRKYTREEYLELVRKIKAAIPDVALTTDIIVGFPNETEEQFEETLSLYREVEFDSAYTFIYSPREGTPAAKMVDNVPMEVKKERLHRLNALVNEISARKMKEYEGKVVEVLVEGESKNNPDVLAGYTRKNKLVNFTGPKSAIGKLVKVRITEAKTWTLNGEMVEEAIEVK
- a CDS encoding 2-oxoacid:ferredoxin oxidoreductase subunit beta; translated protein: MATFKDFRNDVKPNWCPGCGDFSVQAAIQRAAANIGLEPHQLAVISGIGCSGRISGYIHSYGFHGTHGRALPLAQGVKMANRDLTVIAAGGDGDGFAIGMGHTIHAIRRNIDITYIVMDNQIYGLTKGQTSPRSDVGFKTKSTPQGSVEPALSIMEIALSAGATFVAQSFSSDLKELTSLIEEGIKHKGFSLINVFSPCVTYNKVNTYDWFKENLVKVNDIEGYDPSDRAMAMQTVMKYKGLVTGLIYQNKEQKSYQELLHGYSETPLTEADLRLSKEKFEELVSEFM
- a CDS encoding 2-oxoacid:acceptor oxidoreductase subunit alpha encodes the protein MIHQLSWKVGGQQGEGIESTGEIFSIALNRLGYYLYGYRHFSSRIKGGHTNNKIRVSTTPVRSIADDLDILVAFDQESIDFNFHELRDGGIVIADAKFNPTIPEDRNVTLYAVPFTDIATNLGTSLMKNMVAVGASSAVLDIDISAYQEVVQEIFGRKGQQVVEKNMEALRAGAQYMKEQLGDRMQTMKLAKADGKKRMFMIGNDAIALGAIAGGARFMAAYPITPASEIMEYLIKKLPELGGAVIQTEDEIAACTMAIGANYAGVRAFTASAGPGLSLMVESIGLAGMTETPLVIVDTQRGGPSTGLPTKQEQSDLMAMIYGTHGEIPKIVMAPSTVQEAFYDMAEAFNLAEEYQCPVIVLSDLQLSLGKQTVEPLEYDKIEIRRGKLVTEELPPLEKKGNFKRYEVTEDGISPRVLPGTPNGIHHVTGVEHAETGTPSEAAANRKAQMDKRLRKLKHIKFNTPVHKNVKHDEADLLIVGFISTRGAIEEAIERLEQDGVKVNHAHIRLLHPFPTEEVLPLVAAAKKVVVVEQNATGQLANILKMNVGHAEKIANVLKYDGNPFLPNEVYTKCKELL
- a CDS encoding dipeptidase yields the protein MIFDAHCDALMKLWMDRSLSFQNGQHLHVTFPALVEAKVKVQCFAIYIPENVPEEARFTVALEMIDIFFERIIGRFPSMKFIRSKRDIDALEENEIGAMLTLEGCDAIGTSIVKLKTLLRLGVSSVGLTWNWANAVADGSWEQRGAGLTEFGKQVVRYLNEAKRWVDVSHLSEKAFWDVLEIAQFPIASHSNTYRFCPHPRNLRDEQIRALIEKNGMIGITFVPYFLTKESEKAVISDVLRHLEHVCSLGGARHVGFGSDFDGTEETVKGLENARCYANLVNELQKHYSEEEVEWFLFRNFYDHLPQ